The Phoenix dactylifera cultivar Barhee BC4 chromosome 9, palm_55x_up_171113_PBpolish2nd_filt_p, whole genome shotgun sequence genome window below encodes:
- the LOC103719617 gene encoding LOW QUALITY PROTEIN: GPI mannosyltransferase 1 (The sequence of the model RefSeq protein was modified relative to this genomic sequence to represent the inferred CDS: inserted 1 base in 1 codon; deleted 1 base in 1 codon): MGSIDLRRMMLFSAVLRLLLVVYGEWQDAHMEXRYTDIDYLVFSDAAAMVAAGRSPFERSTYRYSPLLAFLLVPNSTFHRSWGKLLFSAAGMEEKFAVGLFIDTILKLRGVPENLRLWSVAAWLFNPFTFTIGTRGNCEPVVCVIILWIILCLMNGKVVQAAFWYGLVVHFRIYPIIYSLPLVLVLSQQNISPAGKPYLWQWSSGQTTSGQSSDTRAAKPSVSWTAPWVFLRGIITRDTVLFGFLSGCMFFLWTAIFFHLYGWDFLNEALLYHLTRSDPRHNFSIYFYHIYLHHQQGFSALEKLISFLPQLMVQFALILCFAGDLPFCLFVQTVAFVAFNKVMTAQYFVWFFCLLPLILPWSNMRLKWKGLICISVWMGSQLHWLIWGYLLEFKGLNVFIQLWLASLLFLVANTFVLFMVIKHHRYSPIFVPLAKSGMGSC, translated from the exons ATGGGATCGATCGATCTCCGCCGGATGATGCTTTTCTCCGCCGTGCTGAGGCTCCTCCTCGTGGTCTACGGGGAATGGCAGGACGCCCACATGG GTCGCTACACCGACATCGACTACCTCGTCTTCTCCGACGCC GCCGCAATGGTCGCCGCCGGGAGGTCGCCGTTCGAGCGCTCTACGTACCGCTACTCCCCTCTCCTGGCCTTCTTGCTCGTCCCCAATTCCACCTTCCATAGATCCTGGGGGAAGCTCCTCTTCTCGGCTGCAGGCATGGAAGAAAA ATTTGCTGTGGGTTTATTTATAGATACTATTCTGAAGCTACGCGGCGTGCCTGAGAATCTGCGTCTTTGGTCCGTGGCTGCTTGGCTCTTCAATCCATTCACTTTCACCATTGGCACCAGAGGAAACTGTGAGCCCGTTGTTTGTGTGATTATTCTGTGGATAATCCTTTGTCTTATGAATG GTAAGGTGGTTCAGGCAGCATTCTGGTACGGGCTTGTCGTCCATTTTAGGATCTACCCTATCATATATTCCCTTCCTTTAGTCCTTGTTCTCAGTCAACAAAATATAAGTCCTGCTGGGAAGCCTTACCTTTGGCAGTGGAGTTCTGGTCAAACCACATCTGGTCAAAGTTCTGATACTAGAGCTGCAAAACCATCTGTATCTTGGACTGCTCCATGGGTTTTCCTTAGAGGCATTATAACAAGGGACACAGTACTGTTTGGTTTTCTGTCCGGATGCATGTTCTTCCTCTGGACTGCTATATTCTTCCATCTCTATGGATGGGACTTTTTAAATGAAGCACTGCTGTATCATCTCACACGTAGTGATCCAAGGCACAACTTCTCGATATATTTCTATCACATCTATCTTCATCACCAGCAGGGATTCTCGGCACTAGAGAAGctcatttcttttcttcctcaacTGATGGTGCAGTTTGCATTGATCTTGTGCTTCGCAGGAGACCTTCCATTTTGCCTTTTCGTGCAGACAGTTGCATTTGTTGCTTTCAACAAG GTTATGACTGCACAGTACTTTGTGTGGTTTTTCTGCCTCTTGCCTTTGATTCTTCCATGGAGCAACATGAGACTGAAATGGAAAGGTTTGATCTGTATTTCTGTTTGGATGGGGTCTCAGCTTCATTGGTTAATATGGGGTTACCTGCTGGAGTTCAAGGGGTTGAACGTCTTCATACAATTGTGGTTGGCAAGCTTACTGTTCCTGGTTGCAAACACCTTTGTTCTATTTATGGTAATTAAACATCATAGGTACTCTCCAATTTTCGTGCCATTAGCAAAATCTGGTATGGGCTCATGCtag
- the LOC103719616 gene encoding protein LIGHT-DEPENDENT SHORT HYPOCOTYLS 4-like has product MLSAGGSSKTDSSANSSAPDGGLRLSRYESQKRRDWNTFGQYLRNHRPPLALSRCSGAHVLEFFRYLDQFGKTKVHAVGCPFFGHPHPPAPCPCPLRQAWGSLDALIGRLRAAFEENGGQPEANPFGARAVRLYLREVRDSQAKARGIAYEKKKRKRTSPSQQGHGSQLPAPATAPAITHRRLEPDLNSLSGGRPLHLHAPLVMPATEAGGDHQVIMAAADAHSGSGMIPLSVFN; this is encoded by the coding sequence ATGTTGTCGGCCGGAGGGAGCTCCAAGACCGACAGCTCGGCCAATTCATCCGCCCCTGACGGTGGGTTGCGGCTGAGCCGGTATGAGTCCCAGAAGCGCCGGGACTGGAACACCTTCGGCCAGTACCTCCGGAACCACCGGCCGCCGCTCGCACTCTCCCGGTGCAGCGGCGCCCACGTGCTCGAGTTCTTCCGCTACCTGGACCAGTTTGGCAAGACCAAAGTGCACGCCGTTGGATGCCCATTCTTCGGCCACCCGCACCCCCCGGCGCCGTGCCCGTGCCCCCTCCGGCAGGCCTGGGGCAGCCTCGACGCGCTCATCGGCCGCCTCCGCGCCGCCTTCGAGGAGAACGGCGGCCAGCCGGAGGCCAACCCCTTCGGGGCCCGCGCTGTCCGGCTCTACCTCCGGGAGGTCAGGGACAGCCAGGCCAAGGCAAGGGGGATCGCCtacgagaaaaagaaaagaaagcgaaCCTCTCCCTCGCAGCAGGGTCATGGCTCGCAGCTGCCGGCTCCAGCGACGGCTCCTGCCATCACCCACCGTCGGCTGGAGCCCGACTTGAATTCGCTGAGTGGCGGGCGCCCGCTTCACCTCCATGCTCCTCTGGTGATGCCGGCCACGGAGGCCGGTGGAGACCACCAGGTGATCATGGCAGCCGCGGACGCTCATTCGGGCTCCGGGATGATACCATTATCAGTGTTTAATTAG